In the Phaseolus vulgaris cultivar G19833 chromosome 7, P. vulgaris v2.0, whole genome shotgun sequence genome, one interval contains:
- the LOC137827525 gene encoding cysteine-rich receptor-like protein kinase 10 isoform X1: MFILKSCSTHLLILSLFVFLNFASEAAPTYSRHACTNDGSFYRPNTTFQTNLNILLSSLVSNATLHDGYYLTNISLGAPGEVKGLFLCRGDVTPSVCHHCVAAAADNITRLCTNQTESVIWYDECMVRYSNLSFLNNIVPSIDYSSEQSVPDSEITSFINFLASTLKGVAQDAVNSPSAKMFATREAIFTSSMTLYSLAQCRPDLSAFDCNMCLTGAISSLGEGKRGARNLLPSCNVRYELYPFYNVSAESAKPESLSPSSGKSSISIIVAIAVPIVVAVVLFIVGVCFLRKRASNRYINSFRQDSSNLSFFFKVIVSCNLSHLPLIGLLMITVFLCCIVVDDLTDVESLQFDLATIEAATNRFSDENKIGQGGFGVVYKGVLPDGQEIAVKRLSVTSLQGAVEFRNEAALVAKLQHRNLVRLLGFCLEGQEKILIYEYIPNKSLDYFLFDSIKQRELDWSKRYKIIVGIARGILYLHEDSQLRIVHRDLKASNVLLDENMNSKISDFGMAKIFQADQTQVNTGRIVGTYGYMSPEYAMRGQFSMKSDVFSFGVLVLEIVSGKKNTDFYQSNHADDLLIFAWKKWTEQTTMEFLDPALRGSCSRNEVNRCIHIGLLCVQENPSDRPSMATIALMLNSYSVTLSMPRQPASFLRGRGPNRLNQGLESDQSTTDQFTSCSVPWSVNEVSLTEVYPR, encoded by the exons ATGTTCATCTTGAAATCGTGTTCAACCCACTTGCTAATTCTCTCCCTGTTTGTGTTTCTAAACTTTGCAAGTGAAGCTGCTCCTACATATAGCAGACATGCCTGCACAAACGATGGATCCTTTTACCGACCCAACACAACATTCCAAACCAACTTGAACATCCTCCTCTCATCCCTAGTCTCCAACGCCACCCTCCACGATGGTTACTACCTCACCAACATCTCCCTTGGAGCCCCTGGGGAGGTCAAGGGGCTCTTCCTCTGCCGCGGTGACGTCACCCCCTCCGTCTGCCACCACTGTGTCGCCGCCGCGGCTGACAACATCACACGCCTTTGCACCAACCAAACAGAGTCTGTAATATGGTATGACGAGTGTATGGTGCGCTACTCCAACCTTTCCTTCCTCAACAACATAGTCCCAAGTATTGACTACAGTTCCGAACAGAGCGTTCCTGACTCCGAAATTACTAGCTTTATCAATTTTCTTGCATCCACGCTGAAGGGTGTGGCGCAGGATGCCGTGAATTCTCCTTCGGCTAAAATGTTCGCCACAAGAGAAGCGATTTTCACGAGCTCAATGACTCTGTACTCCCTGGCGCAGTGTAGGCCTGATTTATCCGCCTTTGATTGTAACATGTGCTTAACAGGCGCCATCAGTAGCCTCGGTGAAGGAAAGCGAGGTGCACGCAACTTGCTTCCTAGTTGTAATGTCAGATATGAATTGTACCCTTTTTACAATGTTTCCGCCGAATCTGCTAAACCGGAGTCTCTTTCCCCATCTTCAG GAAAAAGCAGTATCTCTATAATTGTGGCTATTGCTGTCCCAATTGTTGTTGCGGTGGTACTTTTCATTGTTGGCGTCTGCTTCCTACGCAAGAGGGCAAGCAATAGATACATTAATTCGTTTCGCCAGGATTCAAGtaatctctctttcttcttcaaagTGATTGTTTCATGTAATCTGTCTCACTTGCCTTTAATTGGGTTGCTGATGATTACTGTCTTTCTTTGCTGTATAGTTGTTGATGATCTTACCGATGTGGAGTCCTTGCAATTTGACTTGGCTACGATTGAAGCTGCCACGAACAGATTTTCGGATGAGAACAAGATTGGCCAAGGTGGATTTGGGGTGGTTTATAAG GGTGTCCTCCCTGACGGACAGGAGATAGCAGTGAAGAGGTTGTCAGTAACCTCCTTGCAGGGCGCAGTAGAGTTCAGGAATGAAGCTGCCCTTGTTGCCAAGCTTCAACATAGAAATTTAGTGAGACTATTGGGATTTTGCTTGGAGGGCCAGGAAAAGATTCTTATCTATGAATACATACCAAACAAAAGCCTTGATTACTTTCTATTTG ATTCTATAAAGCAAAGAGAGTTAGATTGGTCAAAACGCTACAAGATTATAGTTGGCATTGCTAGAGGAATTCTTTATTTACATGAAGATTCTCAACTTAGAATTGTTCACCGTGATCTCAAAGCTAGCAATGTTTTACTAGATGAAAATATGAACTCAAAGATTTCTGATTTTGGCATGGCAAAAATTTTCCAGGCAGATCAGACTCAAGTAAATACAGGAAGGATAGTTGGGACTTA TGGTTACATGTCTCCAGAATATGCCATGCGTGGTCAGTTTTCTATGAAATCAGATGTGTTCAGCTTTGGTGTCTTGGTTTTGGAGATTGTGAGTGGAAAGAAGAATACTGACTTTTATCAATCCAATCACGCTGATGACCTCTTAATCTTT GCTTGGAAGAAATGGACAGAGCAAACAACTATGGAGTTTCTGGATCCCGCTCTGAGAGGTTCTTGTTCGAGAAATGAAGTAAACAGATGCATCCACATTGGTTTATTATGTGTTCAGGAAAATCCGTCTGACAGACCATCAATGGCCACCATTGCACTTATGCTGAATAGTTATTCAGTTACCTTGTCAATGCCACGACAACCAGCATCTTTTCTGCGTGGAAGAGGTCCTAACAGGCTTAACCAAGGACTTGAATCTGATCAGTCTACCACCGATCAATTTACTTCCTGTTCAGTTCCATGGTCTGTGAATGAAGTATCCCTCACTGAAGTATACCCTCGCTAA
- the LOC137827525 gene encoding cysteine-rich receptor-like protein kinase 10 isoform X2, with protein sequence MFILKSCSTHLLILSLFVFLNFASEAAPTYSRHACTNDGSFYRPNTTFQTNLNILLSSLVSNATLHDGYYLTNISLGAPGEVKGLFLCRGDVTPSVCHHCVAAAADNITRLCTNQTESVIWYDECMVRYSNLSFLNNIVPSIDYSSEQSVPDSEITSFINFLASTLKGVAQDAVNSPSAKMFATREAIFTSSMTLYSLAQCRPDLSAFDCNMCLTGAISSLGEGKRGARNLLPSCNVRYELYPFYNVSAESAKPESLSPSSGKSSISIIVAIAVPIVVAVVLFIVGVCFLRKRASNRYINSFRQDSIVDDLTDVESLQFDLATIEAATNRFSDENKIGQGGFGVVYKGVLPDGQEIAVKRLSVTSLQGAVEFRNEAALVAKLQHRNLVRLLGFCLEGQEKILIYEYIPNKSLDYFLFDSIKQRELDWSKRYKIIVGIARGILYLHEDSQLRIVHRDLKASNVLLDENMNSKISDFGMAKIFQADQTQVNTGRIVGTYGYMSPEYAMRGQFSMKSDVFSFGVLVLEIVSGKKNTDFYQSNHADDLLIFAWKKWTEQTTMEFLDPALRGSCSRNEVNRCIHIGLLCVQENPSDRPSMATIALMLNSYSVTLSMPRQPASFLRGRGPNRLNQGLESDQSTTDQFTSCSVPWSVNEVSLTEVYPR encoded by the exons ATGTTCATCTTGAAATCGTGTTCAACCCACTTGCTAATTCTCTCCCTGTTTGTGTTTCTAAACTTTGCAAGTGAAGCTGCTCCTACATATAGCAGACATGCCTGCACAAACGATGGATCCTTTTACCGACCCAACACAACATTCCAAACCAACTTGAACATCCTCCTCTCATCCCTAGTCTCCAACGCCACCCTCCACGATGGTTACTACCTCACCAACATCTCCCTTGGAGCCCCTGGGGAGGTCAAGGGGCTCTTCCTCTGCCGCGGTGACGTCACCCCCTCCGTCTGCCACCACTGTGTCGCCGCCGCGGCTGACAACATCACACGCCTTTGCACCAACCAAACAGAGTCTGTAATATGGTATGACGAGTGTATGGTGCGCTACTCCAACCTTTCCTTCCTCAACAACATAGTCCCAAGTATTGACTACAGTTCCGAACAGAGCGTTCCTGACTCCGAAATTACTAGCTTTATCAATTTTCTTGCATCCACGCTGAAGGGTGTGGCGCAGGATGCCGTGAATTCTCCTTCGGCTAAAATGTTCGCCACAAGAGAAGCGATTTTCACGAGCTCAATGACTCTGTACTCCCTGGCGCAGTGTAGGCCTGATTTATCCGCCTTTGATTGTAACATGTGCTTAACAGGCGCCATCAGTAGCCTCGGTGAAGGAAAGCGAGGTGCACGCAACTTGCTTCCTAGTTGTAATGTCAGATATGAATTGTACCCTTTTTACAATGTTTCCGCCGAATCTGCTAAACCGGAGTCTCTTTCCCCATCTTCAG GAAAAAGCAGTATCTCTATAATTGTGGCTATTGCTGTCCCAATTGTTGTTGCGGTGGTACTTTTCATTGTTGGCGTCTGCTTCCTACGCAAGAGGGCAAGCAATAGATACATTAATTCGTTTCGCCAGGATTCAA TTGTTGATGATCTTACCGATGTGGAGTCCTTGCAATTTGACTTGGCTACGATTGAAGCTGCCACGAACAGATTTTCGGATGAGAACAAGATTGGCCAAGGTGGATTTGGGGTGGTTTATAAG GGTGTCCTCCCTGACGGACAGGAGATAGCAGTGAAGAGGTTGTCAGTAACCTCCTTGCAGGGCGCAGTAGAGTTCAGGAATGAAGCTGCCCTTGTTGCCAAGCTTCAACATAGAAATTTAGTGAGACTATTGGGATTTTGCTTGGAGGGCCAGGAAAAGATTCTTATCTATGAATACATACCAAACAAAAGCCTTGATTACTTTCTATTTG ATTCTATAAAGCAAAGAGAGTTAGATTGGTCAAAACGCTACAAGATTATAGTTGGCATTGCTAGAGGAATTCTTTATTTACATGAAGATTCTCAACTTAGAATTGTTCACCGTGATCTCAAAGCTAGCAATGTTTTACTAGATGAAAATATGAACTCAAAGATTTCTGATTTTGGCATGGCAAAAATTTTCCAGGCAGATCAGACTCAAGTAAATACAGGAAGGATAGTTGGGACTTA TGGTTACATGTCTCCAGAATATGCCATGCGTGGTCAGTTTTCTATGAAATCAGATGTGTTCAGCTTTGGTGTCTTGGTTTTGGAGATTGTGAGTGGAAAGAAGAATACTGACTTTTATCAATCCAATCACGCTGATGACCTCTTAATCTTT GCTTGGAAGAAATGGACAGAGCAAACAACTATGGAGTTTCTGGATCCCGCTCTGAGAGGTTCTTGTTCGAGAAATGAAGTAAACAGATGCATCCACATTGGTTTATTATGTGTTCAGGAAAATCCGTCTGACAGACCATCAATGGCCACCATTGCACTTATGCTGAATAGTTATTCAGTTACCTTGTCAATGCCACGACAACCAGCATCTTTTCTGCGTGGAAGAGGTCCTAACAGGCTTAACCAAGGACTTGAATCTGATCAGTCTACCACCGATCAATTTACTTCCTGTTCAGTTCCATGGTCTGTGAATGAAGTATCCCTCACTGAAGTATACCCTCGCTAA